A single window of Ignavibacteriota bacterium DNA harbors:
- a CDS encoding T9SS type A sorting domain-containing protein, protein MNDNDGVTREGMIFYSAKDNDQGWQNVSVWAHTWIGDEIVGVEEIPTITNHFSLDQNYPNPFNPTTKITYSIEKQGDVKLKVFDVLGRQVAELVNQQQNAGSYEVNFNASNLSSGLYFYTIETGSFKATKKMMLLK, encoded by the coding sequence ATGAATGATAATGACGGTGTAACTAGAGAAGGAATGATTTTCTATTCTGCAAAAGATAACGACCAAGGTTGGCAAAATGTTTCAGTTTGGGCGCATACTTGGATAGGTGATGAAATCGTTGGCGTTGAAGAAATACCAACTATTACAAATCATTTTTCATTAGATCAAAATTATCCAAATCCATTTAACCCGACTACAAAAATTACTTACTCAATTGAAAAACAGGGTGATGTAAAATTAAAAGTATTCGACGTTCTTGGAAGACAAGTTGCTGAATTAGTAAATCAACAGCAAAATGCCGGATCATATGAAGTTAATTTTAACGCTTCAAATTTATCTTCAGGATTATATTTCTATACAATAGAAACCGGTTCATTTAAAGCAACAAAGAAAATGATGTTATTAAAGTAA
- a CDS encoding sodium/solute symporter (Members of the Solute:Sodium Symporter (SSS), TC 2.A.21 as described in tcdb.org, catalyze solute:Na+ symport. Known solutes for members of the family include sugars, amino acids, nucleosides, inositols, vitamins, urea or anions, depending on the system.) — protein sequence MSGNLNILDNLIILIYFAVVLAIGLYYGRSKGNSVFNYFLAGKNLTWIIIGTSLFATNISSEHFVGLAGAGSVHGLSVGYFEWLAILILFLLGWLFAPIFLRANIQTVPQYFGKRFDNRSRFLLTVVSVLSYIFTKIGVTLLAATFVLKQVLGWDVFTSTIIIIFITGLYTVIGGLTSVTYTQVFQTVMLILGAVLLSIFGLSAVGGLGQLVEKLPADYFSIFKSGSDADVPWTGIIFGAPIIGIWYWCADQYIVQRVLAAKGIEEVKKGTMLAAFFKIFPILFLIFPGLIAAVLYPDSKGDTAYSLLLTGDFLPIGIKGLVITGFFAALMSSLSSSFNSAASLISLDVYQMFRKNYSDRELVLVGRLSTMIFIILAIAIVPFTKLFNIQIYLFLQTIQSFIAPPIVSVLLIGVFWKKANSNAAYWTLIIGGFIGFLKMTITVLDQQIVSNIGILKFLYNINFLHFTFILFFISSTIMVGISLFSSELNNDYEAVKELTVFEEKLKTDFASNSISKILK from the coding sequence TTGAGCGGTAATCTGAATATTCTTGATAATTTAATAATTTTGATCTATTTCGCGGTAGTTCTTGCAATTGGTCTATATTATGGAAGATCAAAAGGGAATTCCGTTTTCAATTATTTTCTTGCCGGAAAAAATCTGACTTGGATTATAATTGGTACCTCGTTATTTGCGACAAATATTTCAAGTGAACATTTTGTTGGTTTAGCCGGTGCCGGTTCAGTACACGGTTTATCTGTGGGCTATTTTGAATGGCTTGCAATCCTTATCTTATTTTTATTAGGCTGGCTTTTTGCCCCAATATTCCTCAGAGCAAATATTCAAACGGTTCCTCAATATTTCGGTAAACGATTTGATAACAGAAGCAGATTTTTATTAACCGTTGTTTCGGTTTTATCTTATATATTTACAAAAATAGGCGTAACTCTTTTAGCCGCGACTTTTGTTCTAAAACAAGTTTTGGGTTGGGATGTTTTTACATCTACAATTATTATAATTTTTATAACCGGTTTATACACAGTAATCGGAGGATTAACATCGGTTACTTATACCCAAGTTTTTCAAACAGTAATGTTGATACTAGGAGCTGTTCTTCTTTCAATTTTCGGACTTTCTGCAGTCGGAGGACTTGGACAGTTAGTAGAAAAATTACCGGCAGATTATTTCAGCATTTTTAAATCCGGATCAGATGCTGATGTTCCTTGGACAGGAATAATTTTTGGAGCGCCGATAATTGGAATATGGTATTGGTGCGCCGATCAATATATTGTTCAAAGAGTGCTTGCGGCAAAAGGCATAGAGGAAGTTAAAAAAGGAACAATGTTAGCCGCGTTCTTCAAAATATTTCCAATTCTTTTTTTAATTTTTCCCGGTTTAATAGCCGCTGTACTTTATCCCGATTCAAAAGGTGACACGGCATATTCATTATTGTTAACCGGAGATTTTTTGCCAATTGGAATTAAAGGATTGGTTATAACCGGATTTTTTGCCGCGCTGATGTCATCTTTGTCGAGTTCTTTTAATAGTGCCGCTTCACTTATTTCTTTAGACGTATACCAAATGTTTAGAAAAAATTACAGTGATAGGGAACTTGTTCTGGTCGGCAGATTATCTACAATGATTTTTATTATTCTAGCAATAGCTATTGTTCCTTTTACGAAATTATTTAACATTCAGATTTATTTGTTTTTACAAACAATCCAGTCATTTATTGCGCCGCCAATTGTTAGTGTTTTACTTATTGGTGTTTTTTGGAAAAAAGCAAATAGCAACGCCGCTTATTGGACATTAATAATCGGAGGATTTATCGGATTTCTAAAAATGACAATTACGGTTTTGGACCAGCAGATTGTTTCTAATATTGGCATTCTTAAATTTCTGTATAACATTAACTTTCTGCATTTTACATTTATTTTATTTTTTATAAGTTCAACCATCATGGTTGGAATTAGTTTGTTTAGCTCTGAATTAAATAATGATTATGAAGCCGTAAAAGAATTAACAGTTTTTGAGGAAAAACTGAAAACTGATTTTGCTTCTAATTCTATTAGCAAAATATTGAAATAA
- a CDS encoding T9SS type A sorting domain-containing protein, with protein sequence MKKNLISSIIILSLLFSANVFSQTATLKRTLEIKNIDGISIPYQNGIPLSTFEKQNRKMLDLSGTWKKERTAANDNITLADRDSAGYANLITEANGRNNSDYDDSAWEEKQIPSVENKMNEYPNAPEFFKDGVWYRRDFFVDEEDSAKFAKLNFIAVNYVADVWVNGNYVGYHEGGYTPFAFDISKFLNYGDTNNIAIRVDVISWGARIDVIPHKQVDWFNYGGIIQDVFIEFSDPVSVVRTNIIPEDLDGNIKTQVVIQNRNAISKNVRIELEVFEAQIDSQNISTEFSYELIGNKADLTGQGNIEETIDADSVKVLETNLQINNPNIWSPHSPNLYVMKVSVYDNETLLDQYTTQFGVRTVKTFGNKFLLNDRIMFLTGTARHEDHPVYGRSLPKEIIFNDLQIVKSLNVNFIRTAHYPNHPYTYLILDRLGITAMEEIPLWQVDTDEPWQIQNNDRKMHLQMFREMVFKEYNRPSVIMWSMSNECHEETNRLIFNQMVIDDIDQNYYDGRLISQSPAADNPGPADATQSLVDVAGWTMYFGIFHGSTYFGGTYNFINLAKTNFPEKPILDTEFGYWSSENNSSLQTQVTVADETFKAFKIHAALNQDGTVNQNGSLMACTWWCVFDWYTAGIPRGFQSMGLYSMDRQTEKPVAQKIKSLYYPYYTKEGVLTSFNENINSEIPKTIELMQNYPNPFNPNTVIEFSLPKSGKVKLSLFNVIGQEVKVLFDGMKEPGLHKLNFNADKLSSGIYFCRLNVGDKNSVQVQKTIKISLLK encoded by the coding sequence ATGAAGAAAAATTTAATTTCCTCAATCATAATTTTATCACTTTTATTTTCTGCTAATGTATTTTCACAAACGGCAACATTAAAACGAACTTTAGAGATAAAGAACATAGACGGCATTTCAATTCCGTATCAAAACGGAATACCTCTTTCAACTTTTGAAAAACAAAACAGAAAAATGCTCGATCTTTCAGGCACATGGAAAAAAGAAAGAACTGCCGCAAATGATAATATTACTTTGGCTGATCGTGATTCAGCCGGATATGCGAATTTAATAACAGAAGCAAACGGCAGAAATAATTCTGATTACGACGATTCCGCGTGGGAAGAAAAGCAAATTCCTTCAGTTGAAAATAAAATGAATGAATATCCAAATGCACCTGAATTCTTTAAAGACGGTGTCTGGTACAGAAGAGATTTTTTTGTTGATGAAGAAGACTCCGCAAAATTCGCAAAACTGAATTTTATTGCCGTAAATTACGTCGCCGATGTTTGGGTAAACGGAAATTATGTAGGATATCACGAAGGCGGATACACTCCATTCGCGTTCGATATAAGTAAATTTTTAAATTATGGCGACACAAATAATATTGCAATAAGAGTTGATGTTATTTCTTGGGGTGCAAGAATTGATGTTATTCCACATAAACAAGTCGATTGGTTTAATTACGGCGGAATTATTCAGGATGTTTTTATAGAATTTTCAGACCCTGTTTCTGTTGTAAGAACCAATATAATTCCTGAAGATCTTGACGGGAATATAAAAACACAAGTAGTTATTCAAAACAGAAATGCTATAAGCAAAAATGTTAGAATTGAACTCGAAGTTTTTGAAGCACAAATTGACTCGCAGAATATTTCAACTGAATTTAGTTATGAATTGATTGGGAATAAAGCTGATTTAACCGGACAAGGCAATATTGAAGAAACAATTGACGCGGATTCCGTTAAAGTATTAGAAACAAACCTTCAAATTAATAACCCGAATATTTGGTCTCCTCATTCTCCGAATCTGTATGTAATGAAAGTAAGTGTTTATGACAACGAAACACTGCTTGATCAATACACAACACAATTTGGTGTAAGAACAGTTAAAACTTTTGGAAACAAATTTTTACTGAATGACAGAATAATGTTTTTAACCGGAACTGCCCGTCACGAGGACCATCCGGTTTATGGAAGAAGTTTACCAAAAGAAATTATTTTCAATGATCTTCAGATTGTAAAATCATTAAATGTGAATTTTATACGAACCGCGCATTATCCGAACCATCCGTATACTTACTTAATTTTAGACAGACTTGGAATAACAGCCATGGAAGAAATTCCGCTTTGGCAGGTAGATACCGACGAACCTTGGCAAATACAAAACAACGACAGAAAAATGCATTTACAGATGTTTAGAGAAATGGTTTTTAAAGAATATAACAGACCGTCGGTAATTATGTGGAGTATGTCAAATGAATGTCATGAAGAAACAAACAGATTGATATTTAATCAGATGGTCATTGATGATATAGATCAAAATTACTATGACGGAAGATTAATTTCTCAGTCGCCTGCCGCGGATAATCCTGGTCCGGCAGATGCGACTCAAAGTTTAGTTGATGTTGCCGGCTGGACAATGTATTTTGGTATTTTCCATGGATCAACCTATTTCGGCGGAACTTATAATTTTATTAATCTCGCAAAAACAAATTTCCCGGAAAAACCAATTTTGGATACTGAATTCGGTTATTGGTCATCAGAAAACAATTCTTCATTGCAAACACAAGTTACCGTTGCGGATGAAACATTTAAAGCATTTAAAATCCATGCGGCTTTAAATCAAGACGGGACAGTTAACCAAAACGGTAGTTTAATGGCCTGTACATGGTGGTGTGTATTTGATTGGTACACTGCCGGTATTCCGCGTGGATTCCAAAGCATGGGTTTATATTCTATGGATAGACAGACAGAAAAACCCGTAGCCCAAAAAATAAAATCGCTTTATTATCCTTACTACACAAAAGAGGGTGTTTTAACTAGTTTTAATGAAAACATAAATTCAGAAATACCTAAAACAATTGAGTTAATGCAGAATTACCCAAATCCTTTCAATCCGAATACAGTAATCGAATTTTCACTTCCTAAAAGCGGAAAAGTGAAACTGTCTCTTTTCAATGTCATAGGTCAAGAAGTTAAGGTATTATTTGACGGCATGAAAGAACCTGGTTTGCACAAATTAAATTTCAATGCCGATAAACTTTCATCCGGGATTTATTTTTGCAGACTAAATGTTGGAGATAAAAACTCGGTTCAAGTTCAAAAAACTATTAAAATATCATTGCTCAAATAG
- a CDS encoding T9SS type A sorting domain-containing protein, with amino-acid sequence MKKINLNFARAIIFSFFFLSSFSYYAQNDSTYLKLISPNGGEYWTVGSYPIISWESKNITLIKIDISLDNGLTWKNIVPYAIASNQSYANWKIPDDTSSMCLIRLTKYDDAKITDSSESAFTINNDSSVTKIVVIGSSTAAGVGASKADSSWVNRYKKYLVQKNTTIQVINLAVGGYTTYDLMPDGFVQPTGRPSPKTSSNITKALSYNPNAIIINLPSNDVTQGFPISEQLTNYDTILAKAAAMNVPVWISTTQPRNLTELQRNQQMAMRDSTYAKFGSFAIDFWTDLANEDGTVNLLYDSGDGIHLNDSGHKILFNRVLDKKIYEQITNLLAVKEIEIIPVKFELFQNYPNPFNPSTTIQFTLLSDSKVTLKIFNILGQQISTLIDANLKSGVYKSIWNASNNAAGPYFYQLQAGDFFSSKKMILVK; translated from the coding sequence ATGAAAAAAATAAATTTGAACTTTGCGAGAGCTATCATTTTTAGTTTCTTTTTTTTATCTAGCTTCAGCTATTATGCGCAAAACGATTCGACATATTTGAAATTGATTAGTCCAAATGGAGGCGAATACTGGACTGTGGGCTCTTACCCAATAATAAGTTGGGAAAGCAAAAATATTACATTGATTAAAATTGATATATCATTAGACAATGGCTTAACTTGGAAAAATATTGTACCATATGCAATTGCGTCAAACCAGTCCTATGCAAATTGGAAAATCCCTGATGATACTTCATCGATGTGTTTAATAAGATTGACAAAATATGATGATGCAAAAATTACAGACAGCAGTGAGTCGGCTTTTACAATCAATAATGATTCAAGCGTTACAAAAATTGTTGTAATTGGATCATCAACCGCGGCAGGAGTTGGTGCAAGCAAAGCCGATAGCTCTTGGGTAAATAGATACAAAAAATATTTAGTTCAGAAAAACACAACCATTCAAGTTATTAATTTAGCGGTTGGCGGTTACACAACATATGATCTGATGCCGGATGGTTTTGTTCAGCCGACAGGAAGACCTTCACCTAAAACGTCCTCAAATATTACAAAAGCATTATCTTATAATCCTAATGCAATAATTATCAATCTGCCTTCAAATGACGTAACGCAAGGATTTCCTATTTCCGAACAGTTAACAAATTATGATACTATTTTGGCAAAAGCCGCGGCAATGAATGTACCGGTTTGGATATCAACGACACAGCCGAGAAATTTGACAGAACTTCAGAGAAATCAGCAGATGGCAATGAGGGATTCAACCTATGCAAAATTCGGCAGTTTTGCAATTGACTTTTGGACAGATTTAGCAAATGAAGACGGAACGGTTAATCTGCTTTATGATTCAGGCGACGGTATTCATTTAAATGATTCTGGACATAAAATTCTATTCAACCGTGTTTTAGATAAGAAAATTTATGAGCAAATTACTAATCTTTTAGCAGTAAAAGAAATTGAAATAATTCCGGTTAAATTTGAATTATTCCAAAATTATCCAAATCCGTTTAACCCGTCCACTACAATTCAATTTACTTTATTAAGCGATTCAAAAGTGACATTAAAAATATTTAATATTCTCGGTCAGCAAATTTCAACTTTAATTGACGCAAATTTGAAGTCGGGTGTTTACAAAAGTATTTGGAATGCTTCAAACAATGCAGCGGGTCCATATTTTTATCAGTTACAAGCAGGTGATTTTTTTAGTTCAAAAAAAATGATTTTAGTAAAATAG
- a CDS encoding cellulase family glycosylhydrolase, giving the protein MKIKHTIYKILFILFILSNFNFAQGFLHADGKKIRDGNNEEFLLKGIGLGGWLVQEGYMLKTPYSIMGAEHEIRNEISKLVGEAKTAELYSVYHKNYVREIDIENISKWGFNSIRLPMHWAKLIQNSNPLTFSEEGFATIDSLLFWCEKNKIYLILDLHAAPGGESDEAISDYDNTKPSLWESEENKTLTVELWKEIAKRYFNKEWIGGYDLINEPKWDLGSENKPLRELYERITDSIRTVDTNHILFIEGNWYATDFNGLTPAWDNNMSYSFHRYWNSNDQGTIQYLVNLRDQYNVPLWLGETGENSNSWFLDCIELMKKNNIGWAWWPHKKIDNAVGPLSAPMYNGYQTLLNYWNGTGSKPNELFAYATLLGQFENLKFEKCTFQPDVVDALIRQISDKTSLPYKENVIPGRIYAVDYDLGPRLVSYNDADYDNTKGLGNAEWNTGGKYRNDGVDIENCTDQNTNGFNVGWINTGEWLKFTADVKNDGYYNLSIRTSANESGGKILFAVDGINITEFIDIPLTNGWQNWKTTVLNDYYLTQGKHEITVKFYFTGYNFNYFEFTQTTVGIKNDKNIPEKFQLFQNFPNPFNPTTVIKYSVPNFTSITSSNTELKIFDTLGRQIKTLVNKVQPAGIYEVNFDASELPSGIYFCELSCGNFLQTKKMLLLN; this is encoded by the coding sequence ATGAAAATAAAACACACTATATATAAAATTTTATTTATCCTCTTCATTTTATCAAACTTTAATTTTGCCCAAGGTTTTTTACACGCCGATGGAAAAAAAATACGTGATGGTAATAATGAAGAATTTTTGCTCAAAGGTATTGGACTGGGAGGCTGGCTTGTTCAAGAAGGTTACATGCTGAAAACCCCATATTCAATAATGGGAGCTGAACACGAAATTAGGAATGAAATTTCCAAATTGGTCGGCGAAGCAAAAACTGCCGAACTTTATTCAGTTTACCATAAAAATTACGTTCGCGAAATTGATATTGAAAATATTTCTAAATGGGGATTTAACTCAATTCGTCTGCCGATGCATTGGGCTAAATTAATTCAAAATTCCAATCCATTAACATTTTCTGAAGAAGGTTTTGCGACTATTGATTCCCTTTTATTTTGGTGTGAAAAAAATAAAATTTATTTAATACTTGATTTGCACGCAGCTCCCGGCGGCGAAAGTGATGAAGCAATTAGCGATTATGACAACACCAAGCCATCATTGTGGGAAAGCGAAGAAAATAAAACACTTACTGTAGAGCTTTGGAAAGAAATTGCAAAAAGATATTTCAATAAAGAATGGATTGGCGGTTATGATTTAATAAACGAACCAAAATGGGATTTAGGATCGGAGAATAAACCTTTGCGGGAATTGTACGAACGTATTACCGATTCCATTAGAACTGTTGATACAAATCATATTTTATTTATTGAAGGGAATTGGTACGCTACCGATTTCAATGGCTTAACTCCCGCTTGGGATAATAACATGAGTTATAGTTTTCATCGTTATTGGAATTCTAATGACCAGGGGACAATTCAATATTTGGTAAATTTACGTGATCAGTATAATGTTCCCTTATGGCTTGGCGAAACCGGAGAAAATTCAAATTCATGGTTTTTAGATTGCATAGAACTAATGAAAAAAAATAATATTGGATGGGCTTGGTGGCCTCATAAAAAAATAGATAATGCTGTCGGTCCGCTTTCTGCGCCAATGTATAATGGTTATCAAACTTTATTGAATTATTGGAATGGAACAGGTTCAAAACCTAATGAACTTTTTGCTTACGCAACGCTTTTAGGTCAATTCGAAAATTTGAAATTTGAAAAATGCACATTTCAACCTGATGTTGTTGATGCTTTAATTAGACAAATTTCTGATAAAACTTCATTACCATATAAAGAAAATGTAATTCCGGGAAGAATTTACGCCGTTGATTATGACCTTGGTCCCAGACTTGTAAGTTATAATGATGCTGATTATGACAATACAAAAGGTTTGGGCAATGCTGAATGGAACACCGGCGGAAAATATAGAAACGACGGTGTTGATATTGAAAATTGCACAGATCAAAACACAAATGGATTTAATGTAGGATGGATTAACACCGGAGAATGGTTAAAATTTACTGCCGATGTTAAAAATGACGGATATTATAATCTTTCAATCAGAACTTCCGCAAATGAATCTGGAGGAAAAATTCTTTTTGCCGTTGATGGCATCAACATTACTGAATTTATCGATATCCCGTTAACAAACGGCTGGCAGAATTGGAAAACTACTGTTCTTAATGATTATTATCTTACTCAAGGGAAACACGAAATTACAGTGAAGTTTTATTTTACAGGTTATAATTTTAATTATTTTGAATTTACTCAGACAACAGTCGGAATTAAGAATGACAAAAATATTCCGGAGAAATTTCAGCTTTTCCAAAATTTTCCAAATCCATTTAACCCAACAACCGTAATTAAATATTCTGTGCCGAATTTTACATCAATAACCAGTTCTAATACGGAATTAAAGATATTTGATACACTTGGCAGACAAATAAAAACATTGGTAAATAAAGTACAGCCCGCGGGAATATATGAAGTAAATTTTGATGCGTCGGAACTGCCGAGCGGAATATATTTCTGCGAATTAAGTTGTGGAAATTTTCTTCAAACTAAAAAAATGCTGCTGCTGAATTAA
- a CDS encoding sigma-54-dependent Fis family transcriptional regulator — protein sequence MLNEKVKILLIEDEDFDVRRVKNTIELMHQNLEIIDIVSNGLDALNLIREKPSAFDVIIMDYQIAGGLRGEELILEIKKIDYSIQIVVITKLTIDMTDFDFANRLLNAGAFWYCTKYPGDIEKFIYQPTDFLISLFNGYEKRKLELKNLISKSKLKENIDEILMQKKIIGNNEVTKQLLDQIEKYAKTDVNILIYGESGTGKELVANNIHYRSNRKYEKFVPINCGGLPHDLIESELFGYEKGAFTGAVNKKLGLFEIANNGTIFLDEVSELPPSAQVKLLRVIQEGEIEKIGRTDRIKVNVRIIAATNKNLEELVRENKFREDLYYRLNVVPIKIQPLRKRQSDISELIEHFLLRFSREMSLQKPSLDSSGMEYLLNYSWFGNVRELKNVVQRLLFLDSNRIDEKLIRGVLSAELYKESKEGNIFNFDLIKDILPLKDLEVEFRHQYFSYVREKSASDADAAKKLGLAPPNYYRMSKELGLK from the coding sequence ATGCTTAATGAAAAAGTAAAAATTCTATTGATTGAAGATGAAGATTTTGATGTAAGAAGAGTAAAAAATACAATTGAACTTATGCATCAAAATTTAGAAATAATTGATATTGTTTCAAACGGACTTGACGCGTTGAATTTAATAAGAGAAAAACCTTCCGCGTTCGACGTAATAATTATGGATTACCAAATTGCCGGCGGTTTGCGCGGTGAAGAGTTAATATTGGAAATTAAAAAAATAGACTATTCAATTCAAATTGTTGTGATTACCAAACTTACAATTGATATGACTGATTTTGATTTTGCTAATAGATTATTAAATGCCGGAGCTTTTTGGTACTGTACAAAATATCCCGGAGATATTGAAAAGTTTATTTATCAGCCTACTGACTTTTTAATAAGCCTTTTTAATGGTTATGAAAAACGCAAATTGGAACTCAAAAATTTAATTTCAAAAAGCAAATTGAAAGAAAATATTGACGAAATCTTAATGCAGAAAAAAATTATTGGAAATAACGAAGTTACAAAACAGTTATTGGATCAAATTGAAAAATACGCTAAGACGGATGTAAATATTTTAATTTATGGAGAATCCGGCACCGGAAAAGAATTGGTCGCAAATAATATCCATTACAGAAGCAACAGAAAATATGAAAAATTCGTACCGATTAATTGCGGAGGTTTACCGCACGATTTAATTGAAAGTGAATTATTCGGCTATGAAAAAGGAGCATTTACCGGCGCGGTTAATAAAAAACTCGGACTTTTTGAAATTGCCAACAACGGTACAATATTTTTGGATGAAGTTTCCGAATTGCCGCCTTCTGCTCAAGTAAAACTGCTTCGCGTAATTCAAGAAGGTGAAATAGAAAAAATAGGCAGAACAGATAGAATTAAAGTCAATGTAAGGATTATTGCCGCAACTAATAAAAATCTTGAAGAGTTGGTTCGTGAAAATAAATTTAGGGAAGATTTATATTACAGATTAAATGTTGTTCCAATAAAAATTCAGCCATTAAGGAAAAGACAATCTGATATAAGTGAACTTATTGAACATTTTTTATTGCGTTTCAGCAGAGAAATGAGTTTGCAGAAACCTTCATTAGATTCGTCGGGAATGGAATATCTTTTAAACTACAGCTGGTTTGGAAATGTAAGGGAATTGAAAAATGTTGTTCAGCGACTATTGTTTTTAGATTCCAACAGAATAGATGAAAAATTAATTAGAGGAGTATTAAGTGCCGAATTATATAAAGAAAGTAAAGAAGGCAATATTTTCAATTTCGATTTAATTAAGGACATTCTGCCTTTAAAGGATTTGGAAGTTGAATTTAGGCATCAGTATTTTTCTTATGTGCGGGAAAAAAGCGCTTCCGACGCGGATGCTGCAAAAAAATTGGGATTAGCGCCTCCCAATTATTATAGAATGAGTAAGGAACTTGGCCTCAAGTAA
- a CDS encoding ATP-binding protein, with amino-acid sequence MKKNTLSENFGRYRFEFKHLTVLLIILIAFQIILSIIQKTSLENFLDKTQNWYQRDSAERMANLNTTSLELLVENLNSNVEKNEESRKKIIQSFNIIFSQQMLEPNVKQTCLIILKKDVPFIINDGKVFYDFLNHRTDELLPVNSKFKKAADLFLEHKNELVKQEEIFSILDNNQNFHILVPFVPHGEFIGVFYMKNKPDFKFITEEILSSYDEVAIIYTSLIVLGLLAMYYISSYTVKERDEAKTLFYEEREEHLKDQIDHNKEAMFTKRIYHTHHKAEKVMGFIKEDLRHLTTENISSSKDKLNKYANFISRVIYDMKWYDPPIHTIRNPIFSTDINEVIKFIVDNLFLRISKSTNVFSFRLNLDKKIPSVKINEFVVWEILEPLIQNCIDHAKVKNVVITISTKFDEEKRISYIEIRDNGIGINSELLKLNPEGVKRIFSESISTNDEISNRGYGCYIAHQMATKRCLWNIDADNTPEGGAKFLLMIKN; translated from the coding sequence ATGAAAAAAAACACACTATCGGAAAATTTTGGCAGATACAGATTTGAATTTAAGCATTTGACTGTATTACTTATAATATTGATAGCGTTTCAGATTATTTTATCAATTATTCAGAAAACATCGTTGGAAAATTTTTTGGATAAAACTCAGAATTGGTATCAAAGAGATTCCGCTGAAAGAATGGCAAATTTAAACACAACGTCTTTAGAATTATTGGTTGAAAACCTTAACAGCAATGTTGAGAAAAATGAAGAAAGCAGAAAGAAAATTATCCAATCTTTCAATATCATATTCAGTCAGCAAATGCTTGAGCCTAACGTAAAACAAACATGCCTAATAATTTTGAAAAAAGATGTTCCGTTTATAATAAATGATGGAAAAGTATTTTATGATTTTTTAAATCATAGAACCGATGAACTTTTACCAGTTAATTCCAAATTTAAAAAAGCAGCCGATTTGTTTTTAGAACACAAAAATGAATTAGTAAAACAAGAGGAAATTTTCAGCATTTTGGATAATAACCAGAATTTTCACATTCTGGTTCCTTTCGTTCCTCACGGAGAGTTTATTGGCGTATTCTATATGAAAAATAAACCGGATTTTAAATTTATTACCGAAGAAATTTTATCAAGTTACGACGAAGTAGCAATTATATATACTTCTTTAATTGTGCTGGGATTGCTTGCAATGTATTATATTTCTTCTTATACGGTTAAAGAAAGGGATGAAGCGAAAACATTATTTTATGAAGAGCGCGAAGAACATTTGAAAGATCAAATAGATCACAATAAAGAGGCGATGTTTACAAAACGTATTTATCATACTCATCATAAAGCAGAAAAAGTGATGGGATTTATTAAAGAGGATTTGCGGCATTTAACAACTGAGAATATTTCTTCTTCCAAAGATAAGTTGAACAAATACGCAAATTTCATTTCACGAGTAATTTATGATATGAAATGGTATGATCCGCCAATTCATACAATTCGAAATCCGATTTTTTCAACGGACATTAATGAAGTAATTAAATTTATTGTAGATAATTTATTTTTAAGAATTTCCAAAAGCACAAATGTTTTCAGTTTTAGGTTAAATTTAGATAAAAAAATTCCAAGCGTTAAAATCAATGAATTTGTCGTTTGGGAAATTCTCGAGCCTTTAATTCAAAACTGCATTGATCATGCAAAAGTTAAAAATGTTGTAATCACAATTTCAACCAAATTCGATGAGGAAAAAAGAATTTCATATATTGAAATTAGAGATAACGGAATAGGAATTAATTCAGAACTGCTTAAGTTAAATCCCGAAGGTGTTAAGAGAATATTTTCGGAAAGTATTTCTACAAATGACGAAATATCCAACAGAGGATACGGCTGCTATATTGCGCATCAAATGGCGACCAAAAGATGTCTTTGGAACATAGATGCCGATAACACGCCGGAAGGCGGCGCAAAATTCCTGCTGATGATTAAAAATTAG